The Lasioglossum baleicum chromosome 18, iyLasBale1, whole genome shotgun sequence genomic sequence ATTACGCATGCTTTATGTGGCACGTGTCCTAACAACGCATCGCAGGGGGATGCAAAAATGAGAGAGAAGCAGTAACAGTATAAGGGAAGAGAAAATAGGTTCGCAAATAAAGATCGAATTAATTAAGGAAAATAATAACGGTGTTCGGATAAATAATGTGTGTTAATATTTAAGTGCTGGTAATACCGGTCGTGTAAATAACTTTCTCAGCACCGCTGTTTAAGTTTGTGTTCTCGTCGATGGCTGCGCCCGGCGCCGGCATGGCAAAGATCGGCTGCTGATTCGTGGTATTGTTTTGTGGGCCACCCTGTGGTTGAGACGTGATCGCCTCCTCATCACTGTCGTACTCCTGCTGACAAACAGATCAAATGGGCTTTAATTTACACAGTTTTTAGTACACAGATTTAGTGGTGCATACGATACATGTACAAATATTCCGAAATATTTTCGAGTTCATTTCGATTTCAGGGGAGAGTTGCCTACTCTTGTGCCAAAAACTGCCATCAAGCCAATTACAGTGGAGTTCTGTTTATTTTTCGACGGCAATCGCCAATCGTATTTAATACGAATGAAAAATTTACGGTCACGCAGCAATGACATGGATCACAAACAGCTGACGAACAAACTAACGAATAAACTATTCTGCTTCGATGTAACTGTTTTGCTAGCCAGTCTGAATTCACATTTCAGAGTGAAAACGTAGGGTGAAAAGATAACATTATGAAAGACTATAATATTCTTCAACtatttatgaaatataaaagCAAAAATCTCGATACATTCGTATCCCATTCTGCTTCGTCTAAAAGTATTGATAttcgaaaattgttgaaaaaaaccTGAGTTGGACCACTTAGATACTGTAGACCCAAAGTTTTCACAGTTTCGGAGAGAATACtgtattacaatttacaatatgTACTTCGTATTATACTACGCTTTCAACGTCGCAGATTGGCGTAACACTTAAGTGTCCGACCGTGGAACCTCTGGATTAAAACATCGCACAAACCAAGTTATTTTTGCTTTATAAATCACCCATTTCTTGAATTTCTTGCCATATGATTTTACCTTGTcaaacaaacatttttaaaatattttttttctgatattctaaaaatattctaaataaaaatacgcAAAAATAATGTTGGAGTATATTTTCTCCCAACGTATCTTTAACCATGTATATACTCTTCATTACGGATCTATATATCATCTTCTACATTAACTGAATCTTGTACGTGAATTTACTTTTCAAGCATTGCATCTTCAGTAATTGTGCGAGGAGAATACAAACACATGATAGCTGACCTTCAGAGTTATCGTTGCTAATTCGCAGTTTCTCTCTTCAGGCTTTATACAAATACTCTTTTGTATGTGAAAGCCAGGCATGCAGATTTGCTTCACCTTCAATATAAGAGATaactatttttaaattgtacttcatacatatatatatgtattacatgtatatgtacacttcttttgataatttataatagtagaatattagaaaaaattcttttaaaatgGTAAGACAAACATCACAtggtaagaaattgaaaaaaatgtgtGATTTATGAAAGAAACAAAAATTCGCTtctgcggcgcggcgttttGATCCACGCCAAAGTAAAAGTTACGCCTGAGTCGGCCATCGTGGAGGTTTAGTGGATACCAGGCCCTCGCACTATAGCCGGGGAGTCCCACATAATCGGTTCCCCCTCCACTATCAGAGGCACCTTTCGCGATTGTCTGCGCGACGAGACACGTGACTTCACAGTACTCCCACTACCGCTGCTAGTCTCGTGGTATCACGATATGCGACTATACCACGCTGCCTTGGTGGCGCCGGCTGACGGCAAGCGAAGCCACTTTTGTGCGAGTTTTCGAATtggtacaatattgtgaatTATATTTTTGGAGTAATTTGTGATGCCAAGATAAGTCGTAGAGatttattaggttgtcccaaaagcattgcaaaagaaacttttgggacaagctCTAATAGGTACGACAAATATTTAACATTTCATGTGTACTTTTAAATATAAGAAGAATTTCCTAAAGAAAGCTTAAAAATCTTAAAAAAAAACACCCAAATGCAGTACTTTTTTCGACATTACAGATAGGCATAATCCCTTAAATGTTTTAATTGAAAATCACAAAATCGTGAAATTTGCTGTACAGTCAGTATATGCACAACATTGATTATGCTCACCACCTTTATTTATAACAatccatttcattcattttaCAGAGATTTTCGTCTTTACAATATTACAAAAACTAGAATAAGGGacaatgtaaaaaaattgaataaaaataaaaactaaaaataatacaaaaatggtatGACTTGATtaacgtatatatgtatacgcggTTCTTGTATTTTAGAAATTTGAATACGTCAAACATATGAGGATTCGCAGTCAATTATTATCAAGTAGTCGGAATACACCGAAATAACAAACATattttgttttcaatttttattcgtataattttgtattcgcaTTATTGACGTATATCTACTCATAAATTCTGGGGGTTATTGGCACGGCTCCccacatacatgaaaatagacaactatgaaaaaatacgtgtagaatattttcaattccATTACAATCTCGACGATTTAAAGATAGTTGTGATAGGAACAACAGATTATTAGATTTGTGTTCAGTATATCAAAATCTATCAGAACCATTTACTGGTGAATTGAATATCGAACTTTTTTACGTTTGAAAAGGTGTGATGTGTCGCTTCAAACATTATTTCGACATATACAAATgttttgtaaaaagaaatatgatTACTGCGCAAGTAATAATTTTAGTggaaaatgttttaaataagAGTTGAGTGGTTCGAGGGGGGTGTAATTTGACATGATTGATTTTTTTCAGGTGGATGCAtagaggacatatgaaggtcaaattTGTTTCTTAAAATAGTATCGTAACGAGTATAGCCAGATAAGATGATTAAAAGTGCACCCAAACCAAATTGGTTTTTGGTTACACCATTCGATAGAGTTTCCAAAGAAAACCCTCTGTAGCaagtttcgattttttcaacaaaaaattacgaaaaagttCATGCACAAATTCATTCATCAACATTCTACCGAATAACCGTAAtgttttctgaatttttaaattaaaaatcgttTTTTAAACGATTCTAGAACCTTAAAATTACTTTTGGTAAGAGTACCGATttgaaacttgccactttaaCCGCAGGTGACATTGAAATCTCCAAAATGCTTTCATccatataaaaaatgtttgcatcacaATATTTACCCCTCCATACCATGCAAGTTTCGTGTATAtcatttttttatatcattacaaataatggaaatattcaaggtggtcaaaattattggaccaccctgtatatttggcATTACGTATACGTCCCCTCGAGATCATTCCACTCTTATTCGAGGCATTTTCGACTAAAAAAGTCATTACTTACAGTAAGCTGTAATCGAAGTGGTTCCTGTTATGCATAGAATGCGTTCCACCCTGTACCGTTGTCACATGAAAACAATTTTACAGCTTGCATAGTATCAAAAAGTTTACATCACAACAACTACGTGGTACAATCGACTGCAACGACGAGAAATAAAGAATCTCTTAAAGGTAAAACGGTGGTAGGTCTAGGATGTACCATCAATTTCTTGAGTGTATACCAACCTGCTGTTCACGTTCTACATATTCCTGCTCTGAGACCAGAAGAGACGTACGAAATCAGGATGTGAGAAATACgtataaagaaaatgatacaagAAGCTGGATGAAATGATCGTGAGCCGAATATCGCATAAACAGATCCGTGTCTCAATGGTTCTCAGCTCCTTGTGTGTTACGACACGGTCTCGTTTTCTTTCTCAGTTCTTGCAATTGACTACGaatgaaaattcattaaactaCATTACAAACCCATTCTTTTCTCGAATTCTACATACAACATCAGACAGTTCGAAACGAAATCCAACGAAAAGGATTGGCAAGAGAAACTCGAGTGGCGAGTACTATggcaaaaagaagaaaaacctGAAACACGCTGAGGGTCATAATAGTTGTCCACTCACTATTGTGCTTGCGAAGTAATAGGAGCGGGGTCGACAGCTATTGTAACTATGAGCATGTATCAAGTGTCTTCTCTCCAAAAAAACAGACAGCAATCATCAATTATTCGTGTCAATTCTTTGTTGACGGATCATTGTACTCCAAGTACTCCCATTATCACATGgaacataaaaatattgttttcttttcctttcctttctcAAGGTCACAACGAATTTATAGAACTAAGAACCACTGATACTGAAGGAAAAACTTACCTTGGCCTGGCCTCTTGGTTGATTCGTCACGACATCACCCTCTGGATTCAGGTTCCgctataatacaacaacaacgtAAACAAAACCGCTAATCTATCGTATTCTAAAATAAAGGCAGACGTAAAAAAGTGCATGCTAGGCTAAATCAGGAAGATTTTACGAGTTCGCCGATCGATGTGTCGCGTCGATGGAACATGATTGATCGAGAAAGATAGTCAAGATAGAGATGCTTGAATATTGGAAAGAATGAGAGTACCTTCTCTTCCTTCTAACAAGGAACACTATGCAATTGACAATGAAATCATATGGATTTTTTTATGTAGACCAAAAATATATGTACCGTAGAGATCATGAAAACACAAATTAGACAAAACTCATGATTTTACCATCAATTGGGTGTTCCTTGTAAAAGACAACTCACTCGACGTTttcgtttatttataaatagaacGTGAGAGCACCTCGATTTATCTTTGCTCATTATTGTTCACAGAAAAACATGTCAGATCGTATGTCTTTCTTTGCTATCGTGCGTATTTACTCGagtctgtaatgaaaatttgtaaCACGTGCTTTGTAGATCTATATCTATGTTAtgatttcaacgaaattttcagcatttgtttaactaacatagatctacaggacgcatattttaaattttcattacaggctcaaataaaaaagttttaaaatgttttttaattGCTTTAACAAAGTCAAGTCGTTTTTAGATTTAAAGGTCGTTGGAATATTTTCGTGGGTCACTGTGTATTGGGGAAATAGTCGAGAAGCTGTTGGTCAAGCAACTGGACCCGTTATAACTTTATTACGCTGTTAAAACATTGTACTTTGGAAGTTTCAACTGTAAAAACTATGCAAATATTATATTTCTTATTGTGCATAAAATGAGTCTACAGACTCTCCCGAACGTAATTTGGAAATATTACCCTATCACCTTTAGTTTTTGAGAATCTATAACTTTTGgaacagaaatcaaattttcaactttgagaTAGATTTATGTTAGTACATAAGTATAGTAATGCTTAACGCCTTCATATGTGTTCAAGCATAATTGTGATAATGGTTGCAAACAGAATCAATGAACTCAGTTATGATACGTCTTACTTATGAGCAGAGAATAAAATACGATACAGTACCTTCTCGTTAATAAACTCTTAATAATAAGCGTCCTGAAAGTGATTAACTTGGTCTTTTCTTAACGAAACCATAAGCAACACCGTTTTATATCAAAGTCGGATGGAACAAGCATGCAAGACACGTTGGACTGGTCAGATGAAAAACACTACACGAGAGGGACCGCTGTAAGACTAGAATTTATAGCAATCATGTCTCCGTTTATTTCCTGCAAAATGTAGAACTGTCAGACCTGCATGAGGATTTAAGAGTCTCCATTGTCATATATCTCCCtcaagaaactttctaaaagagcAGACTTTTTTTTAACAGGTACCCATCTACAAGAAACAGAAACCAAAACATGTGATTGCTATAAATTCTTACAGCAGTCCCTCTCGTGTTCTGTTTTTCATCGGACGTCGTTCTCGTAATATTTTCGCATAATGCCCTCCCTAAACTCTTCAGAATAATCTTGCGTAAAATCAGTGTTGGGTTAAACGTCACCTGAGGGtaccagaaatttttaacttttttttatagaatCCTGTAGATTCTGACGaaaaaatgccgaaaatccaagttttaatctTAGGAATCCATTGGTTCGAAAGctatgcttgtttaaagttcagGTGGTAGCGGGTGGTTAAAGTATTACATATGAGTGTGAGTATTATGATAGTATTATGATGAATTTCTGAACAATCACGCTGCAGCTATCGTTCAATAAATTAATACACCATCAAGATAATATATTCCTCGAAATAAATTAAGATGAAGCTGACTTAACGAATACCGTAACCAACGATTCTAAATTTTCTGTAATAAATTATAAAGGGTGCTGTCACATCCAACTGACTGCTTAGTACACACAGAACACTATCGTAACGTTGCATGCAAGTGATCACATCGAAACTAAAACCTGTTTGAATAGCATATTTGAATGAACGTATGTGTACGCAAAAAGATAAAAAGTGAAAGAAACAAGTCCACCCTTATTGtacaaaatttgaaataaaatatggTGCAACATAAACAAAATATGCAACTCACTGTTCAACTTGCTAATACACTTAATAAAATGAATATGTAACCAACATACCGATACTGCCACTACAAAATATCTAGATAATGGAAAATATATCAAAAATTCAATTAATGTAACATAGAATATAACATAGGAAATAATATTTGATGCACATAAGCTTaaataagaattaattaatCTATTTACCGTTAAATGACAAACAACAAAAGCATTCAAGAGACAGGTATCTCATATTTTGATTCATGGATCACAGATACGAGTTTGCATAAGATTAGATATTCTTTAAACAAATAACTTTTCAGTTTTCGAAGTATctcaaaaaacgtatttttgaCTCCCAACTTTGAAAATGTGGATGATAGCCGATAAAACAAAAtatgtgttgaatatttttcgaAGAACTGTATCTCACATTATTGATCTCTTAGTACAGGGTGGAAGGAAACTATGCATAGTTACGATCATAATTACTTGTGTAATAAGCGATTAAAGTTTCTTCCCACTGATAACTATCCACCAGTAAACAAGCaattaaataaatcaaaatgtATTGTCGGTAAATCGCACACGCATACCTACGCAAAGAAAGCGTATACACGTTGTTTCTACGTATCTCTTACAGTCttacaaaaagaaattactGTGGCACCGTATCATATAACTTGTAACTGAATAATACGCGACGGTGATATACGATACGTGGGTACGCATTTTTCCTTCGCACGATGGTCATGCGGTCTCGCTTAATTTCCGCGATATTCGCGAAAACCTGCCGATACTACTACAGTGAACTCTATAATTGGGCTTCTGTGGCAACGCACACGTTAATATTTGATTTTGATGATCTTTCGCAGGTTCGTAGATTAGTTAAGTGAGAGATATTTATTTTAGCAATGGAGTCTTAAACTTGAGTCTCCATTACTAAAATAAATTGCTTCCCTAATTTATGACTTTTCCCCACACAAACCTGTAAAACAGGCCTGAACAACTGATTGATTACGAAGTGCTGAAGCTCTGTACCGCGCTCCGACTCGCTTTACTAACAAAAGTAGTAACTTCGGTCTCACAGATTTTCCAAGTAGACACTACCGGAATCAGGGAAGGAGATCCCATCCTTTATGTAACCATCTGATCGTGCTACTGGTACATACTTGTTGAGTCGAACATACTCGACTTTCAGCAGTTTAAAGATTATCTCAGAGCTGACACTCTGTCGGAGAAGTTGTAGAAATCACAAGTGCCGAACTGTGTAGCAGGTATCAGATAGATATTTTTCGATGGACTTTAGTCACATTTTCGTGCGTCAATGCATGCGAAACCTTGTAGAGCTCAACTGTCGGGAACTGCACCAGGAGAGATGGTGATTACGATTTCTTGAAACTAGTCGCTGCTGATGCAACTGCGATCCCTATTTCTCTGGTGGAAAGCCGCGCAACCCTCCAGAAGTAACTTCGAATTCAAGTTTTATCCCATGGACGATCCTTTTTGCCCTTGCCTTTCTTAAAGTATTGCTTAGAATCCTTAGAGGCAGCTGTTACTTCCAGGATAGAAGGTACGTTCCTTTTCGAATCTTCAGACATGTTGAATAATCTAtattcacttactacttgttacTAACAAAAGTAGTAACTTATTAGACGAGCTCGTATTCCCCTCTCACGCTCATGCGAGTCGGAGCGCAGTAGTAGGGGTAACGGCTCGAGTATCGGCACTTCGTGAGCAATCAATTACCCAAGCTTGCTATAAAACTACGTCAAATCCAGAGAGTGACGGTTGCATAACCCGCCTTACGGGTGTACATAGtctatacatatgtgtacattCATACCTTCGGTATAATCAAATTCAGTTGTTTACcttataactaaataataatgtaTAAATGTTTACCTGAAGATTATAGTATGCTCCACTGTTCTCTGGTGCCGTTGGTTTGCATTTGCCGCAGCAAAAGttgcagcaacaacagcaacaacagcaacaataACATGCAGTTATCAGACCACAAAATAGGAAAAGTGCCTGTAATAATGTATcagattattaattttttctgaatcatctctgtatatatgtataaagtaaagaaatgaaagaaattaggGGTACACAAATATAAAGATTAATAGTCTAAACGTACCCTGCACCATCCAGAAGTAACAACAAAGTAGGCGTTAACATTCTCTTCACCAAATTGTTCACCAACATATAATCCAAGGGATCCATAGTTGTCGTATATGTTACGTTTTGTCAAATCTGTTAATATAGCATGTGCTCTATTTATTTCTTTGAACTGAAACATAGAATCATTCAAGCAGATTATGCACTATTCATTTTGTTATCCTTCTTGTTTATACAATTCTCAGAATGATCGGCACAAACAATTTTCCGTGAACAAAGGTGCAAGAATTGTTCATGAACAGAGGTGTATAGCATaacaaatttgttatttatttacagataatTGTAATATGTGGTGAACAAAATTAATTACCCTATAGAaactattttttcattttaatataaattctcATTTTTATTCAGTTATATACCAAGAAATATGAATCCTGTTATAAGCAAATCTTATCTAATCTGAAATGAATTTATGGATGACTcagttttatatttcgtttttgcACACCCCAAATCGTATACTTCAAATGTttcgaaatcttaaaaattgttggttttacagATATCTAAAGTTTGTCAATCTTTTTCGAGTAAATTGTACttgtaaaaaatttcttttatttagtTTACCTTCTCTGCAGCTTCTGGGTTATTCGGATTTTTATCGGGATGATATTTTAATGCTAATTTTCTATAAGTCCTTTTTATTTCCTCGCGTGTGGCAGTTTTTGGAATCTCTAAAATCTGGTACAGGGAGTCCCCTGCCGTTCTAAAAACAGTTGAAATCTAAATTAGTTACTGAACATATGCTAATTGTATCATGCACACAGTGCAACAATTAGGACCCAACCTGGGTCATTTATGTCCAGGACTACATTTTTTGAAAGAGAGAAATTCAAGTGCAATATTTTACTCCAGACATAAAGTGCCCTGGTTGCCCATAAAGGGTTAAGTTGGGTAACATGAAACATCAGAGTTTTAATCATTTCTGACTTAATCACCGAATGATTGATTAAGTATTTAAAAGCTATGTATTTTTCGTATTACCTCAAAGTTTATgtaattcttttttaattacaattatcGTGTTGTATAATTTTCACATATCTGTAATTTCTATAGAAATTATGATGGTACTGACCACGAAACTGATCGTTTCATACATAATACAGTCAAACGTACGATTAATATTGCAAGTAATATGGACTAATGCTCCTACATCTGAAtatgtattaaaaaatcatccTCATTCTTTAAATACCATTATATGAAATTTCTGCAAAGATTACAGATACATGAAAGCTAAAAGAAACGATAATTGACTAAGAATTGCATACATTTTAacataatacatacatacactaaAATGACCTAAAAATGATATGCAGAGTTTTTAAATCAATGttgaaaaatgaataaattattaatttgtagAGATAAAAAACAGCGAAGCTTTGCTGGGATGGAGAGCATTTTGCAGTAATTAATTTTCCCTATAATATGGTAACCCTAATGTTATTTTACATGTATATACAATGTAGATTtacttatttatattaattgcatatttaataatatacattacataatttttacagtGATTCATACAACGACTTCACATGCAACACCAGTTTATTTAACATTGTATGTAAGATTGCTTTTTATTGTgcttaaaaatgattaataataagaaaaaacgaaaaataggggaaaaaatattaaaactttGGAAAGGTTTATAAAGattcaaaagaaaaattttcttcatAATTGAATTTGTGAGCTACATTAGAATTTAGAATCTTCCGAAATATTTTTTGTCTTCAAAAGTTCGAAAATCACGAATTACTGTTTTAAgattaagaaatataatttaaagaaatatatgtcctacttttcgaaatttctgacACAAGTTTAACTGTTTCCAGTACCATGTTAGAACGACGTTTGAAAACCAGTAAACTAACCTAATACTCAAAAAATATCTGATTTTAAACCGTGTATCAGCAATtgtcaaaataaatattgtttacgtttcCCAGCGTTGAACAGTAGATCATAACAAAGATACTGAAATAAATGTAAAGTGAATGCACAGAAACGTTTA encodes the following:
- the LOC143218091 gene encoding dnaJ homolog subfamily C member 5 isoform X4: MDGRKMSTAGDSLYQILEIPKTATREEIKRTYRKLALKYHPDKNPNNPEAAEKFKEINRAHAILTDLTKRNIYDNYGSLGLYVGEQFGEENVNAYFVVTSGWCRALFLFCGLITACYCCCCCCCCCNFCCGKCKPTAPENSGAYYNLQQEYDSDEEAITSQPQGGPQNNTTNQQPIFAMPAPGAAIDENTNLNSGAEKVIYTTAASTNPFIGANPGPSGNGLTKW
- the LOC143218091 gene encoding dnaJ homolog subfamily C member 5 isoform X2; protein product: MDGRKMSTAGDSLYQILEIPKTATREEIKRTYRKLALKYHPDKNPNNPEAAEKFKEINRAHAILTDLTKRNIYDNYGSLGLYVGEQFGEENVNAYFVVTSGWCRALFLFCGLITACYCCCCCCCCCNFCCGKCKPTAPENSGAYYNLQRNLNPEGDVVTNQPRGQAKEYDSDEEAITSQPQGGPQNNTTNQQPIFAMPAPGAAIDENTNLNSGAEKVIYTTAASTNPFIGANPGPSGNGLTKW
- the LOC143218091 gene encoding dnaJ homolog subfamily C member 5 isoform X1, which produces MDGRKMSTAGDSLYQILEIPKTATREEIKRTYRKLALKYHPDKNPNNPEAAEKFKEINRAHAILTDLTKRNIYDNYGSLGLYVGEQFGEENVNAYFVVTSGWCRALFLFCGLITACYCCCCCCCCCNFCCGKCKPTAPENSGAYYNLQRNLNPEGDVVTNQPRGQAKQEYDSDEEAITSQPQGGPQNNTTNQQPIFAMPAPGAAIDENTNLNSGAEKVIYTTAASTNPFIGANPGPSGNGLTKW
- the LOC143218091 gene encoding dnaJ homolog subfamily C member 5 isoform X5: MDGRKMSTAGDSLYQILEIPKTATREEIKRTYRKLALKYHPDKNPNNPEAAEKFKEINRAHAILTDLTKRNIYDNYGSLGLYVGEQFGEENVNAYFVVTSGWCRALFLFCGLITACYCCCCCCCCCNFCCGKCKPTAPENSGAYYNLQEYDSDEEAITSQPQGGPQNNTTNQQPIFAMPAPGAAIDENTNLNSGAEKVIYTTAASTNPFIGANPGPSGNGLTKW
- the LOC143218091 gene encoding dnaJ homolog subfamily C member 5 isoform X3, giving the protein MDGRKMSTAGDSLYQILEIPKTATREEIKRTYRKLALKYHPDKNPNNPEAAEKFKEINRAHAILTDLTKRNIYDNYGSLGLYVGEQFGEENVNAYFVVTSGWCRALFLFCGLITACYCCCCCCCCCNFCCGKCKPTAPENSGAYYNLQRNLNPEGDVVTNQPRGQAKQEYDSDEEAITSQPQGGPQNNTTNQQPIFAMPAPGAAIDENTNLNSAASTNPFIGANPGPSGNGLTKW